One genomic window of Fusarium fujikuroi IMI 58289 draft genome, chromosome FFUJ_chr01 includes the following:
- a CDS encoding related to O-methyltransferase, whose product MPEIDFKALAAAASFDNFRQAPILDTLANDALLTPNSKLEQALANSEAKGLPPISVTPMSGQHLSILTQLMGAKSVLEIGTLGGYSAICFAQGGAKVTSIEIDPKHRDVALENVAGLDVDVILGAALDVLPKLAEEKRQFDMVFIDAEFEDHIEHFDWAVKLTRPGGCVFFDDVVPAMFKNDEVKPGAESILTHIGKDHRVKAALMPNVACHPMLPTPIFNGFVLALVKEH is encoded by the coding sequence ATGCCCGAGATTGACTTCAAAGCTCTGGCGGCTGCTGCCAGTTTCGACAATTTCCGCCAGGCTCCGATTTTGGATACTCTCGCCAACGATGCTCTCCTTACCCCCAACTCCAAACTGGAACAAGCCCTTGCCAATTCGGAAGCCAAGGGCCTTCCCCCCATCAGCGTCACTCCAATGTCTGGCCAACATCTATCTATCCTTACTCAGCTCATGGGCGCCAAGTCTGTACTAGAAATTGGTACACTTGGAGGATACTCAGCTATCTGCTTCGCTCAAGGCGGTGCCAAAGTGACAAGCATTGAGATCGATCCAAAGCATCGCGACGTCGCGCTGGAGAACGTTGCAGGTCTTGACGTTGACGTCATACTCGGAGCTGCCCTTGATGTCCTACCCAAGCTGGCAGAGGAGAAACGGCAGTTTGACATGGTGTTTATCGACGCTGAATTTGAGGATCATATTGAGCATTTTGACTGGGCTGTTAAATTGACTCGGCCTGGAGGATGTGTTTTCTTCGACGACGTGGTGCCGGCGATGTTTAAGAATGACGAGGTAAAGCCTGGAGCAGAATCTATTTTAACGCATATTGGAAAGGATCATAGAGTCAAGGCTGCACTGATGCCCAATGTGGCGTGTCACCCCATGTTGCCCACGCCTATCTTTAATGGCTTTGTATTGGCTCTAGTCAAAGAGCACTGA